A region of the Candidatus Schekmanbacteria bacterium genome:
AGATCATATCTCTTTTCTTTTATCATTCTAAGGGCATGCCTTGCGCTTGCAGTTAAATCGACATCATGGCCATCATCAGTTAGATAAAGCTCCAGTATATCCCTGATGACTTCTTCATCATCAATGACAAGGACTCTTTTTTTGCCAAAAGTAATTCCGTCCTTATCTATATCTGGTGACTCAACTTTCTTACTCTCCTCAGGTTTACCTTCTAAAACAGGGAGTTTAACGATAAACTTCGTTCCCTCACGCGGCTTGCTTCTAACATATATATCTCCTCCATGTTCCTTTATGATTCCATAAGAAATACTAAGCCCAAGCCCTGTGCCCTTGCCAACTTCCTTTGTTGTAAAGAAGGGGTCGAATATTTTCTTTATCTTATCCTTTTCAATTCCTATTCCTGTATCAGCAACTTCAATTGTAAAGAATTTTTCATCAAAGGCAGTTTTAACAGAAATCTTCTTTTCCTTCTTATCAGCTACTTCAACAGCATACCTGGCATTTTGTATAAGGTTGACAAAAACCTGCTGTAATTTATTTCCGTCAACAAAAGCCGAAGGCATTCCCTCTGCATATTCTTCTTCAATAATAATCCCACCTGAATTCATATCATAAGCAGTCAAGGCAATCGTTGATTTTATCAAATCATTCAAATTGACATATTCTTTCTTTGCAGAGTATTTTCTTGAGAACATAAGAAGATTGGAAACGATATTTTGGCATCTCTGAGACTGCTGATTTATTATTTGCAATTGTCTTTTTACATCATTTGAAACTTTTTTATCCATCAACAAATTGGAATAGCCGATTATTGCTGTAAGGGGATTGTTCAATTCATGGGCAACGCCTGCCGCCATTTCTCCAATAGAGGAAAGTTTTTCCGCTTGAATGAGGTTTTCCTGAAGGATCTTTACCTCTCTCATATCCCTTATCAAACCAAGACTTCCAAAGACTTTACCTTCAGCGTCTCTTAAAAGGACTGCTTTTATGCTTGTCGGAATTATCTCTCCCTCCTTTGCCAAGAGATTTATCTCCAAGCCGCTTATCGTGACTTCTTCTTCAAAGTGTTTCTCTATAGATTTTTTGAGAAGGCTATATCCGGCATCAGGATAGATTTTAAAAAGCTTTTCACCTACCAATTCTTCCCTGCTGTAACCAAGCAAATCGCATATATAATTATTAACATCCGTAATCACCATCTCTTTATCGATAACAACAATGCCATCGACAAGAGATGAAAAGATTGTTCGCAGATATTCTTCTGATTCTTCGATACGTTTTTCTGCCGCTTTCTGTTCTGTAATATCACGGGCTGTTGCAAGCACACCATTTTTTCTTCCTTCATCGTCATAGAGAAAACATGAGCTCCACGATAGGACTCGTTCCTGTCCATCTTTTCTCTTGAAAATCTGAACAGATGTAACATTCGCTTTTTTCCCTGAGAAAAGGAATTCATAGTAATTATCTTTGACAATGTCCCGCGACATTGCAGTCATAAAAAAAGCAATCTTTTTCCCTATGGCATCTTCACCAAAAAAATCTTTTCCTGTTTCATTAAGCCATATGATATTTCCATCAAGGTCGATATTTACTATGATGTCAGGGTAAACACTCAAAAGCGCACTCCTGTACTGCCGAAGTTTTTTTATCTTTCGAGCTGCGCTTTCGCCGTGAACTTTAGCATACCTTGAAACAAAAAAACCAAAAGCCAGAATAATAAAAATTGCAATACCAACTACGAAACTAATAATTGGACGAAGAACATTGAAAGCTTCAGATTTATCTATCTTCTCCACAACCCCCCATTTTAATTCGGGAATATATGCGGTGGTACTTATGACTTCTTTTCCTCTATAATCAATTCCTCTAAAAAACCCCTCATTTCCTCCAAGGACAAAATTTGATGGAGATCTATTTTCAGCAATAGAAATCTCAATAGGAAGCCACCTCTTTTTATCATCTGAAAGTTTGTTCATTATTACAACTTTTCCACCCTTTTTTAGCACAAGCAATTCCTCAAATGTTTTACTTCGTATTACTGATGAAGGGTGGAGAATATGCGACAATTCCTTTTCAAGGTCAAATTTTAACAGGAGAGCGTAATTAGAGAATAGAATCTTGCCACCATCTGATATATTGGGACTGAAAGGAATAACAACATAAATATATGGTCTCCTGTTTGTTGAATCGATCTCAACAGGAGTAGTTACAATACTTCTTTTTTCAATTGCTTCTGAAACTTTCTTTTCTATCTCATCTGCAATGGCAAATATTTCATCTCTTACTGATGTTTCGATTTCACCTTTATCATTCACAACAAATATATTTTCACAATCAAGATGTTCTTCAAGCTTTTCAAGATATTTATGAAAACCAATATGATGCATTCCTCGAAGAGCATTCTTCTGAGGATATTTCCTCAAAATAGCAGAATACATCATACTCTCATTCTCATGGCTGAGCATAAGCAATCTGCATTTGCTTATCAATTCGTGATACCAGTTCTGTATCTGCTCCTTCGTAGCTTCTGTAGCGGCAAGCATATACATCTGCCTTCTCTGATTA
Encoded here:
- a CDS encoding PAS domain S-box protein; the encoded protein is MKKNSSEKIKRPILLNPQVHISVAIIVILVAVCGFFAYQYGEKISNQRRQMYMLAATEATKEQIQNWYHELISKCRLLMLSHENESMMYSAILRKYPQKNALRGMHHIGFHKYLEKLEEHLDCENIFVVNDKGEIETSVRDEIFAIADEIEKKVSEAIEKRSIVTTPVEIDSTNRRPYIYVVIPFSPNISDGGKILFSNYALLLKFDLEKELSHILHPSSVIRSKTFEELLVLKKGGKVVIMNKLSDDKKRWLPIEISIAENRSPSNFVLGGNEGFFRGIDYRGKEVISTTAYIPELKWGVVEKIDKSEAFNVLRPIISFVVGIAIFIILAFGFFVSRYAKVHGESAARKIKKLRQYRSALLSVYPDIIVNIDLDGNIIWLNETGKDFFGEDAIGKKIAFFMTAMSRDIVKDNYYEFLFSGKKANVTSVQIFKRKDGQERVLSWSSCFLYDDEGRKNGVLATARDITEQKAAEKRIEESEEYLRTIFSSLVDGIVVIDKEMVITDVNNYICDLLGYSREELVGEKLFKIYPDAGYSLLKKSIEKHFEEEVTISGLEINLLAKEGEIIPTSIKAVLLRDAEGKVFGSLGLIRDMREVKILQENLIQAEKLSSIGEMAAGVAHELNNPLTAIIGYSNLLMDKKVSNDVKRQLQIINQQSQRCQNIVSNLLMFSRKYSAKKEYVNLNDLIKSTIALTAYDMNSGGIIIEEEYAEGMPSAFVDGNKLQQVFVNLIQNARYAVEVADKKEKKISVKTAFDEKFFTIEVADTGIGIEKDKIKKIFDPFFTTKEVGKGTGLGLSISYGIIKEHGGDIYVRSKPREGTKFIVKLPVLEGKPEESKKVESPDIDKDGITFGKKRVLVIDDEEVIRDILELYLTDDGHDVDLTASARHALRMIKEKRYDLIFSDIRMPDLDGLSFLEQLRYIDGSLADRVIFITGDSLSLDSFGGDNGNGIENTILTKPFTIEDVRKVMQNFSSISSS